DNA from Onychomys torridus chromosome 1, mOncTor1.1, whole genome shotgun sequence:
ATCATCAATCATCAGAACAGGTAACTTTATGGGAGTGAAGTTTGTACTGAGAAGAGACTTGTATGTGCTTCCTAGAACTCCATGTGAACCTGTGCACTAGCCATTCAGCTAAACCCTAGTGAGCCCAATAGGAGACTGAGAACACGTATCAAGTAACTGCGGTGAAAGTCCTAAATGACTTTAGAGGGGCGTGACTAACAGCTAGGAATGAAATAGCCCAGAAGCTCAAGGGAGAGCGCTGGCATCACGGACAAGTGGTTGGAAAGAAGGAAACCACAAATAGGACTCCAATTACAAACACTATTAAAATCTAGCGCAATTTATCACTTTGTTAATCTTTACATCAGTGAATTAATGATATCAATTACTCCATCTGTTTTAAATCATGCTCATATTTTCAGTTAACCAGGAAAGGTACACTATTTGAACTTTTGTTTATATAAATCTTATTAAAATTGGGAACTTATtaggcagggtggcacatgcttttaaccccaatAACTAGGAGATAAAGACAGGTGgctctctttgagttcaaagccagcatgttctacatagagaattcccaGGTTAGCCAGGGATACGTGGTGAGGCTGTCTCAGTCATAGAACTTCTATggtttaaaataacaataaaagcaggcatggcagcacaagcctttaatccctgaactcagaagacagaggcaggaggatctctgtgagttcaaggtcagcctggtctacaaatcaagttcccaAACAGCCAAAGCTCTCTATATTGAGAGAGCgtgtctccaaaaagaaatcaaaaccaaaacaaaacagaagcttgtaattccagcattaagaagactgaggcaggaagattgagagtttaaggccagcctggactacatagcaaattccaggctagcctgggccatgGTGCAAgactatcaaaaaacaaaacaaaacaaaacaaacaaacaaaaaaaacccacttgcATTTActcaaataaaatacatttcataaactcttaatattttttaaaactaacttCTATGAACATAATTTACCTATTATTGGTAGTCGGTCTTGGTCCAGTCTTATTCTTGCAAAACCatcctaaaacaaaaacatggtttgAAACAAACACCAAAATCTAATGCATGAAAAAACTTAATCAGTTAGAAAAATCTGTACTTCAGACAGCCAAAATTTACCCAAACTTAAGACAAAACTTTTCTCACATCTTTCTTCACAAAAGATTATTGCTCAGGTTTTGAATGAACTTTTACTGGACAGATTCCACattgactttattattattactactattactacatttattcttttttggaatggagtggcactatggtacacatatggaagtcagagaagaaCGTGTGAAAGTTGGTTCTCTCATTGCACcgtgtgtgtcctggggatcaaactcaggtttggcAAGAGTTTTTACCCACTGTGCCAACTCGTCAGCCCTCAATCCTAGAAACTCGTGTTCTTTAACGATTTATGCATATTCTGTCATATACCTTCCACATTTTATTACACACAATTCTATCCTTGGGACCACCAGCAAACATGCTTTGTTGTTTGAGAAAGTACTTGGATAAATATAAGCTTCTgtctaaatttaaaaagccaaattcATCTTCCACGTTTAGGAATGCAACACGATGTAAGACTCAAGTCTTAATTCAAATATCTACAGTACATTAATAGGGTTTTGTTTGGctagttttgaaatttttcaCATTTAATGAGCTATAAAACTACTATAAAGCCCTCCCATAGATTCTGTATTCATATTCACCGCTGCTTTGCCACATTTACTTGATCACTGTTTATATTATTACATGAGGGATGTGAGGATGACCTCTAGGACTGTCCCCTTCTGCTGCTTCTCCAGTGTCTGTGTCTTGAGAATAAgcttatttttatataacatGAAAACCTCAGGAAATGTACCATATTGTAATAGTTTCATATAGATTTACCATTATACTTGGAACTAGAAGTGTTTTGAATTTGGGACTATTTGCACAGATACAATGCGGTATCTTAGAGATGGGACCTAatctaaacatgaaattcatttatgCTCCATATATACCTCACACTGCCTGAAGGTaactttatactttatttttaatgggcCTGCTTTTCAGTTGTGACCAATCATAAGCAGTAGTTGTGAAACTTTCCAATTATGTTCTCATGTTTCAAGTTTTGGAGCATTTAAGATtcgtatttttaaaaactaaaggcAAGCTATAAATTTTAGTTCACCTaacataacaacaattaatgttCTGCTATCATGGACAAATACCTTTGTCAGCTgtgtatcatttttaaaacatgtaaaggatgttaaaaaaaatctaaaaccttACCCGTATAATGAAGGAAACATGAAAGATGTTTTCCACTGTACGGGGGAAAGAATGTGGATCAACCACAAAATCAAAAAAGGACATCGGAGTATCAgctataggaaaaaaaagaaaaaagaataatcttcaaaacacaaaaaattatttttgtttcacaaCAAGCTCTCTGCCCTAACATTCACCAGAGACAAGAAGGAACACAAAAGCCTCCTGCTGTGGGGAGCACACTCTTGTGAGGGTCAGTTCGGCATTTCTAATAAAATGGAGATGCTCGCTGACCTGGCTGCCTTCAAAACCCTCCTCAGGAATGACGGTCTAAACATGCCAGCTACACAAAGACTTTCACCTCAGCAGTTTGTACAACAGGAAAATGCAACAAAGAACCTTCCCAGTGATAAGGATTATTAACTCTATTTATGATAAAGCCATACCATGAGAATCcctaaaaataaggaaaagctaTATGATATAGAAGAATGTTTACAGAGAAAAGTCACAGTGCAGAAAGTGTGTATCATGATTagcttggaaaaaaagaaaaggaaaatgaaataactcccaaaccaaaaaacaacagcaTTCGTTTTTATATGCTATAAACAGAAAACACTATGAAAACAGGCACCCATGTTTGACAAGTGACCCTCATGGGAAATAGGAGGGAGGTAGAGGACTTTTActttatgggggctggagacatggctcagagattaagaacactggctgctcttgcagaggaccaaggtttggttCCAGCACTCATAAGATGCAGTCTTCAGTTCtagaggacctgacaccctctctggcctctgagggcactgcatgcacctGGTACACTTACATACAAGCCAGCAatcactcatatatatatatatatatctgtctaaaaaaaacttaggggctagaaagatggcttagcagttaagagtcactgttgctcttctaaaggaccagGGTTGGATTACCAAAACCCaccaggctgctcacaaccacctataacttcagttccagaagatccaatacCCTCTCTGGCCGccagaggcaccaggcatgtatgtcaTATACAGATATATAGGCGGACAAAacaaccatatacataaaataataactcaaaaaaaaaaaaaaaaaaaaggaatggtttttaaaagttactttatcAACATCCTCATGTGAGGTATTAGGAGGTAAAGATTCattaaatacaaagaatcaaaatGAGACAGGTATTGTATctaatgcctgtaattctagcactctggaggctaaggcagggaggCTGCCatgaggtttgaggccagccaagagTATACTGAgctagctccaggccagcctgggcaatagaCTACTttaaaaggggaggaggagaatcaCACTTAAATATATGCAACTGAAATTCCTTTCAAATAAAACAACCTTGCAGGAAGTGGCACACCCAAGAAACACAAACAGCTGCACCTTTTAATGGGGTGCCATACTTACGGTCTTCTCTAAAGTATGTCTGCAACAATCCCAAGATCCTCTCCACTTCTTTTTCAGTTGCTTCTTGATGAGACTCTTCCATGCATTTCAACTGGGGAAGAAAGTCATCGTCACACTGACTCACCCTCATGTCAGTTACTAACCTTTTCTCTCTGTTCATATCAAACCTTCAGAGTTTCATTTGGCCTTGCTAGCTTTTCACATGTCTTAAAATTTagtttaaggggctggagagatggctcagaggttaagagcactgcctgctcttccagaggtcctgagttcaattcccagcaaccacatggtggctcacaaccatctgtaatgagatctggcgccctcttctggcctgcagtcatgcatgctgtatacatagtaaataaataaatcttaaaaaaaaaaaaaaaaaaaaaaagctttctcacTTCAGTAATATTCTTATTAGTAGAAGGGACTGGACTTGATCTTGCCTCCCCCACAGGGGTCACTTGCCAATACTGGAGACATATTTGGTTATAGCTGGTGTGGGCGGTGCTATTAGCATCTAGTCAGCAGAGGGCTGACTTACAATGCCCAGGACAATTCCCTCACAATAAGAATTACCCAGCCCTAAATGCTGAGTGCACTAAGGGTGAGAAACTCAGCTTTAGGAGAACTGATTAAAACCACAGAAAATGAGTTAAAGTGGTCAATCTAACAAAATGTTGAGACACTTTGAATAAAGTATTTAAATGACTAGAACCTGACTCTAGACCCTAACACTTAGatacttaaaacttttttttttttttttttttaagtggagtCAGGGtattattatgtagctctggctggcctggcctagaacttgctatgtaagtcaagctggcctccaactcccagagCCCCACCTGCCTTAAAActctgtaccaccacacccaactgcATATATCAAGTATAGGTTAGTCTAAAAAGCAGTACTTGAAAAGCAAACCTGAGCAGGCATTGCCCGCTGCTCTTCTATCATGCGAGGTTGTCTTGGACGATCAGTTCGTGGCTTTGGCACAGGGAATTCTCCATGTATTGAACCCAACCTAAGGAAATATGCTTTCATGtctttattgtttcctttataaACAGCCCCATTCCAATGACTAAAGCAGTTGGTGTAGCCTACTCAAATTCAGACCAGGCTTCAGTGATGAGATTTAGATTGTAACATCTTCTCTGCTCCATCTGTATTCCTGCAAGAACTCCTTGCACTTTGTCAATCACATACTCTCTCATGCTTTCCTGGTGCTCTGGACAGCAGTAAAGCCACTAAACGCACCTGTGAAATCTTTCCAACTAGCCTCTTACCTGTCACACAAAGGCGACTTTTAAGATCAGAAAGGTGAATACATGGGTCTAGGTATGTCTGAGTAACAGTTCACAGCTGAGGACTACTGAGCAACCCTATCATAATGGGgtcttttctcaaaaataatagtaataataataataatccaacaACACAAACTAACCCCAATGCAGCCTTATGCTGCAGTAATATATTTATCATGCAGAGTTTAAGGCCCCTTAGAATCTAGTTCCATTTGCTCGTTATACTTGAGATGAAAGTATGTATATCTTATAGATGGGATGAGATTAATCTGCATATCATCTCAAATGTGATAGCTCCTATAATATACTATTATGAGAGCCTTTCAGCAGAAATATCTACCCAAAACACAGAAGAGATCTGGTTGGGAAAATTGATCATTTACTGGTATTCCCTCTGGAAAAGTTACTGGAGGCATCCAGGTTGGGACCAGTGGGTGAGTAGAGTTCACCAGAAAGATGAGGGGAAGGACGTCAGTAAGTGAGGGAACACAGTATGGGGACAGAGTTGTAAACACTTCATGTGGCTAGAAACTGAGCTGGATGATGCCAAAGGCTAAGACGTTCCCTTGAGATGCCAGGACTCAAGACCTATTAGcatcaaacagaaaacagacttggATTTTATCACATCATTAAGAAAGTGTGGTCTTTATACAATAGTTCTGGGCATCTGAGTTGCCAGAAGGCATGTTATAGATGCCTGAGCCAGGACACAGCCCTGCTACAACCCAAGCTCCAAAGCTGTCTAACACAGACTCGACCAATCTCAGGTTTAAAGGAATTCGAGACTAGTGTCCTGGATCTATGGGAAGAAAGGACTAGAACACACTGAACAGCTACCCTAGGGAAAAGACCTACTGGAGAAGAAGGGCTAGACACTTGAAGGCTATCTTTCAAGAAGCAGCAACAACCATCCCTGGTTCTGCCACAGAGCCAGGACTAGATTAGCCAACGTCATTTCCTAAATTGAGATAATAAGCTGGGCAAGTGAGTCATCATGCAAAGGATGCTATAATAAATGGCCCTGACATAAACTGCCATAATCTCAAGATACCCTCAGTAGGAGCCTTCATCCTCCAGTATGGTAACAAACTCAGAGGTAATAAACAGAATCAGAAACCCACTGAGCCAGGCAGCAAACAAGCAGAGAGCACCTGGTAGGGTACTGCCCCACAGCCTCCCTGCTAAGGGGGACAGAGACCCATTGATTCCAGTTATGTTTACATTTATGGACACCTGTCCAAGTTTGGGCAGTCTCTAAACAATGGCTTCATGACTGTGATCTCTTTTACTACTTAACTATCTTCATCCCTACaataaacaatttaaagtttacaAATGGCTAGTCTGTTGGATTTTGAAAATAATCTTACAGAAAGTGGAATGTATGGGTTTTATTAAAGGTGTTTTCTGCTGTTTTGCCTGATATTTTCCAGGAATCATAGACAATTAATTCCAAATCAGTTCTATCTTCATCACGGATGAATTCTTCAGCTTCTAGTGGATTTACACCCATATGTGTcagctacagaaaaaaatgaacaagaaaaaaaaaaaaatcagtaaaactaCAGGCAACCATTCACCAAATtcaaagaggccagaaggagaGCCTATTTTCATACTGGCTCAACTTCTTATTGCAAAGATAACTTTACATATAAATTCCTATTCAAAAGTATCTTTTGTTGTGAGAAAATATTCCTCAATATACTTAGAAGAACATTTGGTGAAGACAGTGAGATGATTTAGCTTAACAGTTCTCAACCAGGGTGATTTGCCCTAGGGGGTCTTTTGACAATACAAAACATTTTTGACAGTCAGTAACCGACATGCTGTGGCACCTAGAGGGTAGAAGTCAGAGAAACTGTCCTACAGTAGTGCACAGTAGAAGCATTCAATACACAGATGTACCCAGCCCAAATTATCCCTGGTGCTGAGGCTGAAAAACCCATTCCCTTTCATCCCAGCCTAAGGGGCTTGAGCTCATAGGAGCCTACTGGCATACAAGCAGCTCCATCAGGAGCAAAACTATACTACCAGGGAAATTGAAGACCCCAAATGAAGCACTCCAGTACGGAACCAGAAGTTTAGCTGGCTGAGATCCCAGTGACTGGCCATCCTAGAAGGGATCTCAGTATACCCAGAGAGCAGTATAACACATGAAGAGATTTCTAAGTCTCTCTTCCTGAGGAGTCTTACCAACGAGAGTCAAACAATTCTCTTGTCTCTATTTTACAAAAGTGTATTATTACAGCCAGGTGTAATGGGTATATTTGTTTCTTAGGAAACATACAATGTTTATTGTATGAGGCTGCAATATGCCTAAAAGTCCTTAAGTTAAAGTAGCAGtagtatatataaacaataattaGAAAGCCCTCAAAGCAACCAGACTTTGAAGGGAAAAAAGCAGCAAGCATCTGATCAGAGGAGGCAACTGGCTCGCCTCCATTCTTCTGCCATCCAGTCCAAAgggccttactatgtagtcctggctggcctggaactagatGTGAGGCTGACCGgaacctgtctctgccacccttggagagctgggattaaaggtaagggccaccacacccagccttttccTTAGTGTCTGATTTGTGGTGTTATACTTAGAAAGGCTTCTCCAACCAGACAGCTTTAAGACTAACTTATTGTGATGTTATTTAGAGGTTAAAGCAtaacctattttttattttaaaaatacttatcatGTGCATACTAGACAGCATTTCCAAAATACATTGTACttcaccatttttattttaagaaaacattaagACTTAATATTGGGTATTAAACCAAGGGCtaaggcatgctaggcaagtgctaccCTATTAAACTACACCTCCACGCCCCTTtttctgcaatttttattttaagagaggGCCTCTCTATTATAACTCAgtcttgcaatcctcctgcttcaggttcccaagcagctgggattacaggtgtgtcctaACACACACCGCTTAAGCCAtcctaatcccagcacccagaaagcagaggcaggcacatctctgtgagttccaggtctgtctggtctacagagtgagttccaggacagccaggactacataaagaccctgtctcaaaaataaacaaacaaaaaaccagagactctattcttttactttttcttttttctttttcttttttttttttttttgacacatcagaaaagttttaaaatttcaggTACCAACTATTCAAGCTTGTGAAGAGGCAAAGGTGGGTGAATTTAAAAACTGCATTAAATACAAAACCACCATCCTATTTATATGGTTCTAAAATCTTTTCCAAAACAGAATATGTCCACACAACAAGGCTTAATTCATCTCCAACCCGTATCTACCCTGAGCGCCTCCAAGCCCCATCTCTACAGTGTGAGCTCTGGTCCAGCCTAGGACAGATGACCTAGAATGACCTAGACACTTCTGAAGTAACTGAGGAAGTGGCCATTAATAAACAACCAGAGCACCCAGAGTCTTAGAAGAGAGAGCCAAGAGGCTTCAAACGGCTCAAATCTCCCACCCTACATCCCACCACACAGCTCAACTTTAATCTGTTCATTTCCTAAAACCTCCTTGGAGGACtctgagaccaaaaaaaaaaaaaagaataaaaaagaaacaaagtaaaacccATCTGCAAAGTGATATAAGCAGgtagataaatacataaaaagacgTTTTTAAGAAGCATTTAATTAAAATTCCATAGCTTGGAACTTACGAGAGTTTCCACGTATCTTAACATATCAAATGAGCTCAGATCAGAGCGCAGCTGTTTGGCTTTCTCTTTGCCCAGGTCTGAAGCCAGAACAAGAAACTGGGCATCTAGAACTGCTTCTCTTGCTCGTGATACTGTAGAGCAAGAAATACATGTTAAGAAACACACATAATCCACGGATATTCCCCCAAATTTCCAAGCAACTATTAGTACCCTTCCATTGGGCCAAATTAAGCCTCAATAGGCTGGAAGTGGACCCATGCATGGACTTCTAAAAATCCAGTTCCCTCCCCACCTTACTCAACCACAGCTAACTAGTCTTCCTTAAAGCTTACTCTCTAGTTTTCATATTCCTGGTCACTGAACcagaatcttaatttttttttttaaatttatttatgtgtatgagtgttttgcctacatgtatgtacttGAAGCATGTGTGAGCCTGATGCCCATGGGGATCAGAAGTGGTCAacatattccctggaactggagttacggatggttgtgagctgacacaTTGTctacaaacccaggtcctctgcaagtgcttttaactgctgagccacctctccagcctccactgaaCCACAATCTCTTATTAACTCCAGTAAAACTTCTGTCGCGCATAACACCTATCTCTTTGACTAAcacattctttgttgttgttgctgttttgagacaaggtttccctgtgtagccctggctgtcctcagacttagagatccaccttcctttactgggattaaaggcatgcagcaccactgccGGTGACTAACATTATCTAATCACCATCCTCATCTGAACTGATGTAACTCACGTGGAATGTCCATTATAGGTAGGGAGAGATGATACAAAGTCTACAATGGTGAAAAAATTGTTCAACTGAAGAACATAGCAAAACTAAGGGTGCTGGGTTTAACAGCCTCTATCCTATGGGTCCCAGAGAATTTGGAATAGTCGTCTAGAAAAACTCTAAAGTAAACCAAGACAAACCAACCCTGACAGATTCAAACTGAAATGCCCAGCATGCCCCTCAAGAGCATTTTCATTTGAGGCACTGAGTTCCTTAATAATCCTCACAAAAACAGCAAACATACGGCTAGGGAACTTGCTGACTCTGGCTTCTGTTTTTATCCATCACTTTTCTTCAAAGAAGTCAAGATTCTAATCACCTCAAGAGTCACtacaaggctgggcagtggtggtgcacgccttcaatcccagcactcaggaggcagagccaggcggatctctgtgagttcgaggccagcctggtctacagagtgagatccaggacaggcaccaaaactacacagagaaaccctgtcttggaaaaaaagaaagaaagaaaagaaaaatcaaaaataataaacaaatagtaGTGACAGTGAGAGAAAGGGGAAGCAGATGCTGGTTGCTGGACTCTCGTCTACACAGCCCTTGCCAACATCCCCAGCCGCCACCGCAAGGAAGGTGCAAACATCCTATCTAGCTGAGAGCAAGTCCTCTAAAGGATTAAAACTGGTATAACACCCATGGATGCCATGAGGCCCAGCTGAGTGAATCATTTTGTCTTCTGCTTTAAACATGGGCAGTAACCCAGGGAGGTAACAAGTGGATGAAGGCAGTAAGATGTCCCGTGGATAGCAGGGGAGTAAAGAAGCAATTACCATGAAGAAACTGTGAGTCAAGGCtaggaatggaagaaaaagctCACCAGTGGAGAAGGGATCTACTCCAGGGAGAAGAGGAACCTTAGTTCCTCAACTTCTGGAGGAGATTCAGTGTGTAGACCAGGAAGGGGACTGTAGGGAGGCCATGGCCAGAGCAAGAAAGAAGGTACCACACACTGAGGTAATACTGAAACTACCAGGCAGACTAGCCAACCGGAAGTAA
Protein-coding regions in this window:
- the Nsmce4a gene encoding non-structural maintenance of chromosomes element 4 homolog A — its product is MSGDSSGRRSEGRGRGRDPHRDRTRSRSRSRSPLARRGAAPERREASERPSLEDTEPSDSGDELIDPACLEAEYDQGLCRQIRHQYRALINSVQQNREDILNAGDKLTEVLEEANTLFNEVSRAREAVLDAQFLVLASDLGKEKAKQLRSDLSSFDMLRYVETLLTHMGVNPLEAEEFIRDEDRTDLELIVYDSWKISGKTAENTFNKTHTFHFLLGSIHGEFPVPKPRTDRPRQPRMIEEQRAMPAQLKCMEESHQEATEKEVERILGLLQTYFREDPDTPMSFFDFVVDPHSFPRTVENIFHVSFIIRDGFARIRLDQDRLPIIEPVINEENEGIEQNTQIRSQGIIALSYRDWEEIVKTFEISEPVISLSQSQQRLSA